One segment of Zhihengliuella halotolerans DNA contains the following:
- a CDS encoding beta-galactosidase, translated as MNDRSPWPALEHIAYGGDYNPEQWPRETWHEDVRLMQDAGVNLVSIGIFSWALLETEEGVFDFEWLDTVIDLLHENGIAVDLATPTASPPAWFFAAHPDARVVDRDGEVLGFGSRGMVSHSAPAYRDAVVRIASALAERYGDHPAVLMWHVHNEYGVPVAEDYSPHAVAAFRDWLRERYGSLEGLNEAWGTAFWGQHYSNWEHVGAPAAAPTTVNPAQRLDFKRFSDHQLRACFIAERDAIRAHSDKPVTTNFMANQEFTTDLWAWAREVDVVSDDHYLTAADPEAHIGLAIAADLSRSVGGGRPWMLLEHSTSAVNWQPRNIAKRPGEMARNSLAHFGRGADAIMFFQWRASRSGAEKFHSAMVPHAGTDSRVWREVVQLGASLGRLAESRGSRVRADVAILWDFESFWAQSLEWRPVQDLDPRERIRAFYERLWRDGITVDFALPGADLSGYKLVVAASQYLLRNDDAANLTRYVAGGGTLVVSYFSGIVDEHDAVHAGGFMAPLREVLGCDVEEFLPLRTGSSAAVDYAAGDGTSHRLDADEWADDLRITSAAVRGTYAEGPGTGKPAITRNEHGRGTGWYVSTRLDADALETVMGDVYADAGLAPAGLPEGVEAVARSGEAGDYLTLVNHSDADAEVPVDGVDLLTGAATGGTLQLGAGGTAVVRLAR; from the coding sequence ATGAACGACCGATCCCCCTGGCCCGCCCTGGAGCACATCGCCTACGGAGGCGACTACAACCCTGAGCAGTGGCCGCGCGAGACGTGGCACGAGGACGTGCGGCTCATGCAGGACGCCGGCGTGAACCTGGTGAGCATCGGTATCTTCTCGTGGGCGCTGCTCGAGACGGAGGAGGGGGTCTTCGACTTCGAATGGCTGGACACCGTCATCGACCTACTGCACGAGAACGGCATCGCTGTCGACCTCGCCACCCCCACGGCCTCCCCGCCCGCCTGGTTCTTCGCCGCGCACCCGGACGCGCGCGTCGTCGACCGCGACGGCGAGGTCCTCGGCTTCGGCTCACGCGGCATGGTTTCGCACTCGGCACCGGCGTACCGCGACGCCGTCGTGCGGATCGCCTCGGCCCTCGCCGAGCGCTACGGGGACCACCCGGCGGTGCTGATGTGGCACGTGCACAACGAATACGGCGTCCCGGTGGCCGAAGACTACTCGCCGCATGCGGTGGCCGCGTTCCGCGACTGGCTGCGCGAGCGCTACGGCAGCCTCGAGGGCCTCAACGAGGCGTGGGGCACGGCCTTCTGGGGCCAGCACTACAGCAACTGGGAACACGTGGGCGCCCCCGCCGCCGCGCCGACCACGGTGAACCCCGCCCAGCGCCTGGACTTCAAGCGGTTCAGCGACCACCAGCTGCGGGCGTGTTTCATCGCCGAGCGCGACGCCATCCGGGCGCACTCGGACAAACCAGTCACGACGAACTTCATGGCCAATCAGGAGTTCACGACCGACCTGTGGGCCTGGGCAAGGGAGGTCGATGTCGTCTCCGACGACCACTACCTCACGGCCGCGGACCCCGAGGCGCACATCGGGCTGGCCATCGCCGCGGACCTCTCCCGCTCCGTCGGCGGCGGCAGGCCGTGGATGCTGCTCGAGCACTCGACCTCGGCCGTGAACTGGCAACCGCGCAACATCGCCAAGCGCCCGGGCGAGATGGCTCGGAACTCGCTCGCCCACTTCGGCCGCGGTGCCGACGCCATCATGTTCTTCCAGTGGCGGGCCTCCCGCTCCGGCGCGGAGAAGTTCCACTCCGCGATGGTCCCGCACGCTGGAACCGACTCGCGCGTCTGGCGGGAGGTCGTGCAGCTCGGCGCTTCGCTGGGCCGCCTGGCCGAGTCCCGCGGGTCCCGGGTCCGGGCCGACGTCGCGATCCTCTGGGACTTCGAATCGTTCTGGGCGCAGTCGCTCGAGTGGCGCCCCGTCCAGGATCTCGACCCGCGCGAGCGCATCCGCGCCTTCTACGAGCGCCTCTGGCGCGACGGGATCACGGTCGACTTCGCACTGCCCGGCGCCGACCTCTCCGGCTACAAACTGGTCGTCGCGGCCTCGCAGTACCTGCTCCGGAACGACGACGCGGCGAACCTCACGCGGTACGTCGCCGGCGGCGGTACGCTCGTCGTCTCCTACTTCTCGGGCATCGTGGACGAGCACGACGCCGTGCACGCCGGCGGGTTCATGGCCCCGCTGCGCGAGGTGCTCGGCTGCGACGTCGAGGAGTTCCTGCCGCTGCGCACCGGTTCGAGCGCGGCCGTGGACTACGCCGCCGGCGACGGCACCTCCCACCGCCTCGACGCCGACGAATGGGCCGACGACCTCCGGATCACGAGCGCCGCCGTACGGGGGACCTATGCCGAGGGCCCCGGGACCGGGAAGCCGGCGATCACGCGGAACGAGCACGGCCGGGGCACCGGTTGGTACGTTTCGACCCGGCTCGACGCCGACGCTCTCGAGACCGTCATGGGCGACGTCTACGCGGACGCCGGCCTCGCCCCCGCCGGCCTGCCCGAGGGCGTCGAAGCGGTCGCCCGCAGCGGGGAGGCGGGCGACTACCTCACGCTCGTCAACCACTCCGACGCGGACGCGGAGGTCCCGGTCGACGGCGTCGACCTGCTCACGGGCGCCGCAACGGGCGGGACGCTGCAGCTGGGGGCCGGCGGAACCGCCGTCGTACGGCTGGCCCGCTGA